GCCGAGCGCACGCACCTGCTCGTCGAGCGCGCGGAGGTAGTCGGCCAGGAGGCGGTCGTCATCGACGTCGCGGCCCACCGCGGCGAAGGAGGTGGCCGTCTCGATCGGCAGGTCGGCGCGGGTCATGCGGGTGTTCACGCCGGCGCCCACGACGACCAGGTCCGGATGCCCCGGCACGACCTCCGCCAAGATCCCGCAGAGCTTCGCGCCGTCCAGCAGCACGTCGTTCGGCCACTTCAGCGTCGCGCTGTGGCCCGAGCCGCGCAGCTGCTCGAGCACGGCGCGGGTCATCGCGACACCCGCAACCAGAGGGATCCACCCGCGCGAGGCCGGCGGCACGGCCTGCGCGTCGATGACCGTCGAGACGGCGAGCGCGGTACCGGGCGGCGTCGTCCAGCTGCGATCGAGCCGGCCCCGACCCGCTCGCTGATCCGTGGTGAGCAGCACGGACAGGTGCGGCCACGCCTCGGGAGCGCCCTCGACGGAGCGGACGAGATCGGCATTGGTGGAGTCCGTGGACTCCACCACCTGCAGGCGCGGAGAAACGGCGGCGGCGAGAGGATAGCCCTCGATCGGGATCGGCATGCGCTCACCCTACGCGGGCGCGCGGCCCGTTCTCCAGGCACGATGAGCACCGGCATCCGCTCTCCGTGCGTGCAACCCTCACCTTCCCGCTTCCGTCCCGACCGGAGCCACATGCGGCGCCCTCGCGTGCTCACCCGAGGAGAATCGGCCCGCACGAGCACCTTCCGCCGGGGAAGCTCCTCGTATCGACGGATTGTCCTCGGTGCAACGCGGCACAGGCGGGGCGCCCGCTCCTCCCCAGCGTGCTCGGCAGCGGCGAACTCCACGTGTCGCTCACCGCAGGGCCGCTCACCCGCCCGTCGGAGAAATGCTGGGTCGATGTTCATCGGCCCATTGCTGCACCCGCACGGCTACATCCACCGTCACGATCTGGTGGAGCGCCGGTGGAGCCCTGACGCGATCCGAACCGCGGTCCGAAACGAAGGTCTTCTTCTCTTTCGACGAACGTGGATCGTGCGTGCGGACGCCCAGGGTGCGGTGAAGATCGCGGCCGCAGCGGGTGGCCGAGTCACCTGCGTGACCGCCGCTCGAGCGCTCGGCATC
This portion of the Microbacterium pygmaeum genome encodes:
- a CDS encoding biotin--[acetyl-CoA-carboxylase] ligase, giving the protein MPIPIEGYPLAAAVSPRLQVVESTDSTNADLVRSVEGAPEAWPHLSVLLTTDQRAGRGRLDRSWTTPPGTALAVSTVIDAQAVPPASRGWIPLVAGVAMTRAVLEQLRGSGHSATLKWPNDVLLDGAKLCGILAEVVPGHPDLVVVGAGVNTRMTRADLPIETATSFAAVGRDVDDDRLLADYLRALDEQVRALGGAGGDAAAAGIVGEIEALCSTLGSDVVVSLPDGRRLEGRAQRIDPDGRLVVVAGDGETAVSAGDVVHVR